Part of the Cystobacter ferrugineus genome, GCCACGCGGAAGCCCGGGCGCTCCAGGCGCAGCAGGTGCTTGCCCACCGCGAGCGTGGGCACCGTCATCGGCGTATAGCCCTGGAACTCGTTGTCGATGAAGACGCGCGCCCCGGCCGGACGCGACTTCACCGTCGCCGTGCCGCGCAGCGCCGCGTTGATGCCCGTGGCCACCTGCACCCGCAGCGCGATGAACTCACGGTTGAAGCGCTTGGTGTTCAGCTCGAAGGTGGGGTGGAGCGCCAGCAGGTCCAACAGCGCGAGCTTCGCCTCCTCCACGTCGCCGCGCTGGTGCATCACCGCCGCGTAGAGCGCGATGGCGTCACACATGGGAGTGCACGAGGCCGTCATCGCCGCGGCGGCCGACTGCAACTCCTTGAGCGTGGCGCGCAGCTTGCGTTCGGCGTCCTCGTAGTCCTTCTTCTCGAAGGCGGAGAGGCTCTCCTGATAGCCCTGCTGGCCCCGCTTGAGCGAGGCCTCCGCCTCTCCATCCCGCGGCAGGCCCAGGAACTGCTCGGACTTGCTCACGGTGTAGCCCTGGAACTGTCCCAGGGCCTCGTTCATGTGGCCCTCCATCTTCGGTCCGCCCGCCTCGGAGGCGGAATCCATCGGAACGAGGATGGAGGTGATGCGCCGGGGCGCGCCGGGG contains:
- a CDS encoding PEGA domain-containing protein, with the translated sequence MKILALLLLPSLALAAPPGAPRRITSILVPMDSASEAGGPKMEGHMNEALGQFQGYTVSKSEQFLGLPRDGEAEASLKRGQQGYQESLSAFEKKDYEDAERKLRATLKELQSAAAAMTASCTPMCDAIALYAAVMHQRGDVEEAKLALLDLLALHPTFELNTKRFNREFIALRVQVATGINAALRGTATVKSRPAGARVFIDNEFQGYTPMTVPTLAVGKHLLRLERPGFRVAGQLLEVSPDDVEASIELQPTEEYKAFDARLDTVATEVMRADKGASPAVSSLGKALGLERALVGTLRDMKENGSTELVLGLYETSSGKRLGVRRVVLQGDEFGQLKSELSRIVNHLMNNSEGGAEKVVKSSDPLDNSHGMDEWNREDRGGKRRAQEKKSKGGDPLDGVNGTEDW